The genomic stretch AGAACGAGTTCAGCGAACGAGTGCTTGGGCTCACAGAACACATCATCAGCATGAACCCTGCCCATTACACCGTTTGGTAAGTCGTGCGCATACTGCAGTTGCCGAGTTTCGGAGGAGAGGCATGGCGTCCGAAAGTTGCATGTATGTGCATGTACAGCTTCAACACAAGCACTTACACGCCACAGGCTCTATCGTGCAAAGACCATTTCCGAAATTGGTCGATCTTTAAAGGACGAAATTGCATGGTTGAATCCCACGGCACTGAAACATCTCAAAAACTACCAGATATGGCACCATCGACACACCATCATCGACGAGCTTGGCTCACCAGAGGGAGAGCCCGAGTTCATCAGCTCCATGTTGGAGCTCGACTCCAAGAACTACCATGTGTGGAGCTACCGACAGTGGCTCGTCAAGCGCTTCAACCTATTTGACAAACCAGAGGAACTAGAGTGGACTCACGGCATCATCGAAGAGGACGTACGCAACAACTCCGCCTGGAATCACCGCTACTACCTGGTCGTGGGCGGCCGCGAGGGGAAACCCAGCGCCGAAACAGCCAACCGGGAGATTGAGTACGCTCCTTTTGTCTCCGTAGTCGATGCACTCTGCTAACCCTACCAGGTACACCAAAGCAGCTATCAGGAAAGCCCCTCAGAACCAGAGCCCATGGAACTACGTCTTGGGCATTCTCCACGCTGCTGAACTGCCCAAATCGACGCTCAAGGACTTTGCTGGCGAATTTGCTCATATCCAGAGGCCGGATGACGTGCACTCAAGCCATGCTCTCGATGTCCTTGCAGACATCTACGCCGAAGAAGCCGACGGCAAAGAAGATGCGGAGAAGGCTCTGGAGTTGCTGGCGACAAGGTACGATCCGATCCGAGCAAACTACTGGAACTTCAGGAAAGGATTGCTTCATCAGTCAAAGATTGCTGCATAGACTCATGGTAGTGACACGACGCGCGGATGGCTGAATAGCTGATTCGGCGTTGCAAGAATACTGCTGAGTGAAGTGTTTGCGGATCCGCACTCTACGTTTGGTTTGTGTGCCAAAGTGCACACTTTTAGCCCTGGAAACGTTGTGTCTAGTTCGACGATAGCTTGCCATGAAAAGTTTGGCTTCTCATGCAACCTTGGACGCGTCCCTTTCACTTGCAAGTGTACCGGTAGAGTTTCCCTTTCCGTCGGGGATCCCTTTGTCTATCCCGCCACCCGAATCCCGCCGTACTAGCGTCAACCTTCCAACCCAACCCTTC from Pyrenophora tritici-repentis strain M4 chromosome 1, whole genome shotgun sequence encodes the following:
- a CDS encoding BET4, Protein prenyltransferase, alpha subunit, with translation MAFDLIRAWLTAIFLSPYRLLSTFFTEEPYFVEDRQAAVESPKMPKFYHDDEAWADMEPLPQDDGGLHPLAAISYSEEYSEAMGYLRAVMAKNEFSERVLGLTEHIISMNPAHYTVWLYRAKTISEIGRSLKDEIAWLNPTALKHLKNYQIWHHRHTIIDELGSPEGEPEFISSMLELDSKNYHVWSYRQWLVKRFNLFDKPEELEWTHGIIEEDVRNNSAWNHRYYLVVGGREGKPSAETANREIEYTKAAIRKAPQNQSPWNYVLGILHAAELPKSTLKDFAGEFAHIQRPDDVHSSHALDVLADIYAEEADGKEDAEKALELLATRYDPIRANYWNFRKGLLHQSKIAA